The Aureitalea marina genome includes a window with the following:
- a CDS encoding THC0290_0291 family protein, protein MNTRKLLLVFLLILFAKQELQAQFGFSHEIGVIAGPVVFYSDFGQRYDFETNIGNVGIGIGIIHYMNFSYRADCNCYTRDRYFNDHFKLRSELDYHVTNFDHFGEWVEPDKTSLFADQLRAMKGKSSVLELGAQLEYFPLSIRDFAAGQYRVAPFISLGAHYVWYNPQVTSELGPLEIADGTSNPASVPFKYYDSFQQESASTWAVVGSVGIRYKLSVVSDLMLDSRWTYYASNWVDGLNPDVPENKANDWTYWLNVGYIYYLD, encoded by the coding sequence ATGAATACCAGAAAACTGCTCTTGGTATTTCTTCTCATCCTCTTTGCTAAGCAAGAACTTCAAGCTCAATTCGGTTTTTCCCACGAAATTGGTGTGATTGCAGGTCCTGTGGTATTCTACTCGGATTTTGGCCAGCGTTATGATTTTGAGACGAACATCGGTAATGTCGGTATTGGTATTGGAATCATTCACTACATGAATTTTTCCTATCGAGCGGATTGTAACTGTTATACCCGGGATCGATACTTCAACGATCACTTCAAACTCCGATCAGAATTAGACTACCACGTCACCAACTTTGATCATTTCGGAGAATGGGTAGAACCGGACAAGACCTCCCTCTTCGCCGATCAATTGCGAGCGATGAAAGGAAAATCCAGCGTGCTGGAATTAGGTGCTCAATTAGAGTATTTCCCCTTAAGTATCCGCGACTTCGCGGCCGGACAATATAGGGTGGCTCCGTTTATTAGCTTAGGGGCTCACTACGTTTGGTACAATCCTCAGGTTACCAGTGAACTTGGGCCATTGGAAATTGCCGACGGGACTTCCAATCCAGCTTCAGTGCCATTCAAATACTACGATAGCTTCCAGCAGGAATCAGCCTCAACTTGGGCTGTGGTTGGAAGTGTGGGAATACGATATAAATTATCTGTAGTCAGTGACCTCATGCTGGATAGCCGATGGACGTATTACGCATCCAACTGGGTAGATGGGTTAAATCCTGATGTGCCTGAGAACAAAGCCAACGATTGGACCTACTGGCTTAACGTAGGTTACATCTACTATCTCGACTAG
- the gdhA gene encoding NADP-specific glutamate dehydrogenase, whose product MKESIQDFVSKVEKSNPNEPEFLQAVMEVAETVIPFIEANPRYQNKQLLERMVEPERTIIFRVSWTDDQGQVQVNRGFRVEYNSAIGPYKGGLRFHPSVNLSILKFLGFEQVFKNSLTTLPMGGGKGGSDFNPKGKSDAEVMRFCQSFMTELARHIGPNTDVPAGDIGVGGREIGYLFGQYKRLRNEFTGVLTGKGLSYGGSLIRPEATGYGNVYFAKNMLSTRGEDLNGKTVVVSGSGNVAQFAAEKAMQLGAKVVSFSDSGGCIHDPDGMNEEKIAFVKELKNVRRGRIKEYVDHYPGATYMEGQRPWDIPCDIALPCATQNELNEEEAKTLVANGCYCVGEGANMPCTPEAIAVFHESKILFSPGKASNAGGVATSGLEMSQNSLRMSWTSEEVDSKLHQIMDNIHAACVEYGTDEDGYVDYVKGANVAGFVKVAEAMMAQGVV is encoded by the coding sequence GTGAAAGAAAGTATTCAGGATTTTGTTTCCAAGGTTGAGAAATCAAATCCGAATGAACCCGAATTCTTACAGGCGGTCATGGAGGTTGCCGAAACGGTGATCCCATTTATTGAAGCTAATCCTCGTTACCAGAACAAACAGCTCCTAGAGCGAATGGTAGAACCGGAAAGAACCATCATTTTCAGGGTCTCCTGGACGGACGATCAGGGACAGGTACAGGTAAATCGTGGTTTCCGCGTGGAGTATAACTCTGCTATCGGGCCTTACAAAGGTGGATTGCGTTTTCACCCAAGTGTAAACCTGAGCATTTTGAAATTCCTCGGTTTTGAGCAAGTCTTTAAAAACAGTCTGACCACCCTGCCAATGGGCGGTGGAAAAGGCGGAAGTGATTTTAACCCAAAAGGTAAGAGCGATGCAGAGGTCATGCGTTTTTGTCAAAGCTTTATGACCGAATTGGCTCGTCACATTGGGCCAAATACGGATGTGCCGGCTGGTGACATTGGTGTCGGAGGTCGAGAGATCGGTTATCTCTTTGGGCAGTACAAACGGCTCAGAAACGAATTTACCGGTGTTCTTACCGGTAAAGGCCTAAGTTATGGAGGTTCCTTGATCCGTCCGGAGGCTACAGGATATGGGAATGTCTATTTCGCTAAGAATATGCTTTCAACCAGAGGAGAAGACCTGAACGGTAAAACCGTAGTGGTATCCGGAAGTGGTAATGTGGCACAATTTGCAGCCGAAAAGGCCATGCAACTGGGAGCTAAGGTTGTTTCTTTCTCAGATTCCGGAGGATGTATCCACGACCCGGATGGCATGAACGAAGAGAAGATCGCCTTTGTGAAAGAGCTTAAAAATGTAAGACGAGGCCGCATTAAGGAATATGTGGATCACTATCCTGGCGCTACCTATATGGAAGGTCAACGCCCATGGGATATTCCTTGTGATATCGCCTTGCCTTGCGCCACTCAGAACGAATTGAATGAAGAAGAGGCCAAAACCCTTGTGGCCAACGGCTGTTATTGTGTAGGTGAGGGAGCCAATATGCCTTGTACACCCGAGGCTATAGCTGTATTCCATGAAAGTAAGATCCTTTTCTCCCCTGGAAAGGCTTCCAATGCGGGAGGAGTTGCCACTTCAGGACTGGAGATGTCTCAGAATTCCCTGCGAATGAGCTGGACTAGTGAGGAAGTTGATAGCAAGCTACACCAGATCATGGACAATATCCATGCCGCATGTGTTGAGTATGGTACTGATGAGGACGGCTATGTGGACTATGTTAAAGGGGCTAATGTAGCCGGATTTGTTAAAGTTGCAGAGGCCATGATGGCTCAGGGAGTGGTTTAA
- a CDS encoding two-component regulator propeller domain-containing protein, translating into MLVLVLSCTAVLSQNFSDRWTGFFSFVSVRDIQQGNDRIYAGTENAVFTFDLSTEELETITTINGLSGSSLTTLYYSENFDLLVIGYEDGLLEIVLDGEDVLKVVDIQNKPTIPPNRKRINHLAEYNGFLYISSDFGVSVYNLERLEFDDTYFIGEAGEQIQVRQTAVIEPYIYAATKEGGLRQALIDENNLIDFERWTRVVGGQWNAVQNLGEEVVGLRNSTIVARYDPGVGFTDLETYNVPVLDFQVHRQVLTITTAGSSFAFEPGYVPLNQVSLPFGSEDILQSGLTHNNVFYLGTEESGLFQIPFGSSNPRIILPDGPILNNPFSVDATPGQLWVNFGEVDVAFNPFPLNFRGVSNLREDVWTNLSVEEVFDANDLVSIAINPEDPNEVYMSSYQKGLLKIVDQVPTVLFNETNSPLEIPNGNTGIGLRLYGLDFDREGNLWFLQSRTNEGLQRLSPSGQFQQIDISSIIDGEAELALTEIAINRQGFVFFGTAESGLVGYDPATGRFNRIQEGVGVGNLPSVDIRALAFDNNNRLWIGTLEGLRVLFTVNDFFEEGSNPQASEIVFLEDGVAQELLFAQSITDIEVDGSNNKWISTATSGVFYVSANGQETLLRFTKENSPLPSDNVQDMTIDEFTGRVYFATTRGLVSYDGTSTAPRDNLEEVYVYPNPVRPGFVGDVTIDGLTDRANVKITDIEGNLVFETTSQGGSVLWDTTAFGRYRVASGVYMVLVTTEDNLETTVSKIMIVR; encoded by the coding sequence TTGCTCGTACTGGTTTTGAGCTGTACTGCGGTACTTTCTCAGAATTTTTCAGACCGCTGGACCGGTTTCTTTTCCTTCGTGTCGGTACGTGATATTCAGCAAGGTAATGACAGGATCTACGCCGGTACTGAGAATGCTGTTTTTACCTTTGATCTCAGCACTGAGGAGCTGGAGACCATCACGACAATAAACGGACTATCAGGCTCGTCCCTTACCACACTCTACTACAGTGAGAACTTTGATCTGCTGGTGATCGGATATGAAGATGGATTATTGGAGATCGTGCTGGATGGTGAGGACGTCCTGAAAGTGGTGGACATTCAAAATAAGCCAACCATACCGCCCAACCGCAAGCGTATCAATCATCTGGCCGAATACAACGGTTTCCTATATATCTCCTCAGATTTTGGTGTATCGGTCTATAACTTGGAACGGCTGGAGTTTGACGACACCTACTTCATTGGCGAGGCGGGAGAGCAGATCCAAGTCAGGCAGACGGCTGTCATCGAGCCTTATATCTATGCAGCTACCAAGGAGGGCGGACTAAGGCAGGCGCTTATCGATGAGAATAACCTGATCGATTTTGAACGCTGGACCCGGGTAGTGGGTGGCCAGTGGAATGCAGTTCAGAATCTGGGAGAAGAGGTAGTTGGATTGAGAAACAGCACCATAGTCGCCAGATACGATCCCGGAGTCGGTTTTACGGATCTGGAAACCTACAATGTACCAGTCTTGGATTTTCAGGTTCACCGGCAGGTACTGACCATTACAACAGCTGGTTCCTCTTTCGCCTTTGAACCGGGTTATGTGCCCCTAAATCAGGTCAGTCTTCCCTTTGGCTCTGAAGACATATTACAATCCGGTTTGACGCATAACAATGTTTTCTACCTGGGGACTGAAGAATCTGGTTTGTTTCAGATCCCATTTGGCAGCTCAAATCCAAGAATAATACTTCCGGATGGTCCCATACTTAACAATCCCTTTTCTGTTGACGCCACTCCCGGCCAGCTGTGGGTCAATTTTGGAGAGGTGGACGTGGCTTTTAATCCATTCCCACTCAACTTTAGAGGGGTTAGCAATCTAAGAGAAGATGTATGGACTAATCTGAGTGTCGAAGAGGTATTCGACGCAAACGACCTGGTCTCCATCGCGATAAATCCAGAAGACCCTAATGAGGTCTATATGAGCTCTTATCAAAAAGGCCTGTTGAAGATAGTCGATCAAGTTCCAACTGTGCTGTTTAACGAAACCAATAGTCCTCTGGAAATTCCGAATGGCAATACGGGAATTGGACTCCGTTTGTACGGTTTGGATTTTGACCGGGAAGGAAATCTGTGGTTCCTTCAGTCAAGAACTAATGAAGGACTTCAGCGTCTGAGCCCTTCTGGTCAGTTCCAGCAGATCGACATCTCTTCAATTATAGATGGTGAGGCTGAATTGGCTCTGACTGAGATTGCCATCAACAGGCAAGGGTTTGTGTTCTTCGGAACGGCCGAGAGCGGTTTGGTGGGTTATGATCCGGCCACGGGTCGTTTTAACAGAATACAGGAGGGCGTTGGAGTTGGAAATCTTCCTTCGGTGGATATCCGGGCACTTGCATTTGACAATAATAACCGATTGTGGATAGGTACCTTAGAAGGACTTAGAGTGCTATTCACGGTAAATGACTTCTTTGAAGAAGGTTCTAATCCACAAGCCAGTGAGATCGTCTTTTTGGAAGATGGGGTGGCTCAAGAACTCTTATTTGCTCAGTCCATAACAGATATCGAGGTTGATGGATCCAACAATAAGTGGATATCGACCGCTACATCTGGTGTCTTCTATGTTTCTGCCAATGGACAGGAAACCTTGCTTCGTTTCACCAAGGAGAATTCTCCTTTGCCCAGTGACAACGTGCAGGATATGACCATAGATGAGTTTACTGGGAGAGTTTATTTTGCGACAACCCGCGGGTTGGTATCCTACGATGGGACCTCTACGGCTCCGAGAGACAATCTGGAAGAAGTCTATGTATATCCCAATCCGGTCCGGCCTGGATTTGTTGGCGATGTCACTATTGATGGTCTTACGGACAGAGCCAATGTGAAGATCACCGATATTGAAGGGAATTTAGTTTTTGAAACTACATCCCAAGGAGGTAGTGTGCTTTGGGACACCACTGCTTTTGGGCGATATCGGGTCGCATCAGGAGTGTATATGGTATTGGTAACCACTGAAGACAATCTTGAAACCACCGTTTCCAAGATCATGATCGTTCGCTGA